The following coding sequences are from one Hydra vulgaris chromosome 04, alternate assembly HydraT2T_AEP window:
- the LOC136079552 gene encoding zinc finger MYM-type protein 5-like: protein MKKVKSGAAKRREAAAAREVITKYPKLTQFLKPAVQADGESVAITETNNDVTANAENDSVSCFGLSAEGDSNMAICECIPTATTLPLLFLSDDPSDWPENVSDAQRCDIVERGVKQIEIDFPHNQERRRFSVTYYKRQMKNGETIVRSWLVYSMKSNKVFCFCCKLFGISDSPFRQGMNTWEGLSKKLNDHETGSTHLRCFEQWMT, encoded by the coding sequence ATGAAGAAAGTGAAAAGTGGTGCAGCTAAGAGAAGAGAAGCAGCTGCAGCCAGGGAAGTAATAACTAAGTACCCCAAACTTACACAATTTTTGAAACCAGCAGTTCAAGCTGATGGTGAATCAGTAGCAATAACAGAAACCAATAATGATGTTACAGCCAATGCAGAAAATGATTCTGTTTCTTGTTTTGGTTTGTCTGCTGAAGGAGACTCTAATATGGCAATCTGTGAGTGTATACCAACTGCCACAACACTGCCACTTCTTTTTCTCAGTGATGATCCTTCTGATTGGCCAGAAAATGTTTCTGATGCACAGAGGTGTGACATTGTTGAACGTGGTGTAAAGCAAATTGAGATAGATTTTCCACACAATCAAGAAAGACGACGATTTTCAGTGACTTATTATAAACGACAGATGAAGAATGGAGAAACTATTGTACGGTCATGGCTTGTGTATTCTATGaaaagtaataaagttttttgcttCTGTTGCAAACTTTTTGGTATATCAGATTCACCATTCCGACAAGGGATGAACACATGGGAAGGTTTATCCAAAAAACTGAATGATCATGAAACAGGAAGTACACATCTCAGGTGCTTTGAACAGTGGATGACATAA
- the LOC136079551 gene encoding zinc finger MYM-type protein 1-like has product MNQTTIDEHQYKLLQKERKFWRAVLERLLDITLFLSARNLGFRGSQEVIGSKNNGNFLGLFELMAKYDSVLDELLRRIQKKETNEHYLSNDTQNELIELLAKEIEAENLSKVKKAKYFSIILDCTPDVSHKEQMSIILRSVVCIPGTGINISENFFGYLKVDDTTGKGLLDAFLDQTKKWELNILDCRGQSYDNGANMKGKAKGVQARLLQMNPKALYVPCANHSLNLVIVDGAKSSNSAITFFGVLSRLYTLFSSSPARWHILKSCIPISVKPQSDTRWESRINCVKPLRYHLKEILEALEKLEVYALEKRDGATATEVCSLMDYMMTWPFILSIVIWYDVLYQINKSSKLLQSSTTSLDVLDSEIKATYTFLQQYRETGFSDAHMKASEIAEVLDIAKIFPEVRSRQKKMIHSYECADEAHTIQLEQKFKVDFFLPLLDMSMGSVKERFEQVSSITELYDFLYRSENLIQICKENSLSLYCKNLQAKLGDIDSDDLEMELKRFVIVVQEKESTHMKSAHDFLNYIYKEELQETYPNLAIVLRIILTSPVTVASAERSFSKLKLIKTFHRSTMVDDRLSSLAMLSIENDVARKLNYEEIINKFASMKVRHKSFL; this is encoded by the exons ATGAATCAAACAACCATTGATGAGCATCAATACAAGTTGCTTCAAAAAGAGCGAAAATTTTGGAGAGCAGTATTGGAACGATTACTAGACATCACTCTATTTCTTTCTGCGAGGAATCTTGGATTCCGTGGTTCACAAGAGGTCATTGGTTCCAAGAACAATGGAAACTTTCTTGGGTTGTTTGAATTGATGGCGAAGTATGATAGTGTGCTCGATGAACTTTTACGTCGGATTCAGAAGAAAGAAACTAATGAGCATTATTTGAGCAATGATACCCAGAATGAGTTGATTGAATTGTTAGCCAAGGAGATTGAAGCCGAAAACCTTTCCAAAGTAAAGAAAGCgaaatatttttccattattttggATTGTACGCCAGACGTTTCACATAAAGAACAAATGAGCATAATCCTACGATCAGTAGTTTGCATTCCTGGGACAGGTATCAACATTTCTGAAAATTTCTTTGGATATCTCAAGGTAGATGATACCACTGGAAAAGGGCTTTTGGATGCCTTTCTAGATCAGACAAAAAAGTGGGAATTAAATATTCTTGACTGTCGAGGCCAATCCTATGATAACGGTGCTAACATGAAAGGAAAGGCAAAGGGTGTTCAAGCTAGGCTTCTTCAAATGAATCCCAAAGCTCTATATGTTCCGTGTGCAAACCATTCACTTAATCTAGTCATTGTTGACGGTGCAAAGTCATCCAACAGTGCAATTACTTTTTTCGGAGTTCTTTCAAGATTGTATACACTCTTTTCATCATCTCCTGCTCGATGGCATATTTTAAAGTCATGTATACCCATTTCTGTCAAGCCTCAATCCGATACCAGATGGGAAAGTAGAATAAACTGTGTGAAACCTCTTCGCTATCACCTGAAAGAGATATTAGAGGCATTAGAAAAATTGGAAGTGTATGCTCTAGAGAAGAGAGATGGCGCAACAGCTACAGAAGTATGTTCGCTGATGGATTATATGATGACATGGCCATTCATATTGTCAATCGTTATTTGGTATGACGTTTTATACCAAATTAACAAATCAAGTAAGCTTCTGCAGTCCTCTACAACTTCCCTTGATGTCTTGGATAGTGAAATAAAGGCCACATATACATTTCTTCAGCAATATCGTGAAACTGGATTTTCAGACGCACACATGAAAGCATCAGAAATCGCAGAAGTGTTGGACATTGCAAAAATTTTTCCAGAAGTGCGTTCCCGACAAAAAAAGATGATTCATTCATACGAGTGTGCCGATGAAGCTCACACCATCCAATTAGAACAGAAGTTTAAAGTTGATTTCTTTTTACCACTCCTTGATATGTCAATGGGATCAGTAAAGGAGCGTTTTGAACAAGTCAGTAGTATCACAGAGCTCTATGACTTCCTATACCGTTCTGAGAATCTTATTCAAATCTGTAAAGAAAATTCTTTGTctttatattgcaaaaatttgcAAGCAAAGCTTGGCGATATAGATTCGGATGATCTGGAAATGGAATTAAAACGATTTGTCATAGTGGTACAGGAGAAAGAAAGTACTCACATGAAATCTGCACATGATTTTcttaattacatttataaagaaGAGCTGCAAGAAACTTATCCAAATCTTGCCATTGTGTTACGCATAATCCTTACCTCACCAGTAACTGTCGCAAGTGCTGAACGTAGCTTCAGCAAGCTAAAATTGATTAAGACTTTTCATAG GTCAACAATGGTTGATGACCGCTTGTCTTCTCTGGCGATGCTGTCAATTGAGAACGATGTggcaagaaaattaaattatgagGAGATAATCAACAAATTTGCAAGTATGAAAGTTCGCCACAAGTCATTTCTGTGA
- the LOC136079169 gene encoding zinc finger MYM-type protein 5-like: MLNYNDPNSWPAISNNVIYSLVKHGPEQGNNVNVNTIISADNTGRKFTKDWFYVKHINGEMVIRKWLLYSINQNAIFCFPCILFGHKSHNITDPHKGFRDWRHLHPVIPQHENSSDHRNNYVKWKVMETNIRSGNTLDDYLINSINEEKMVWREILKIVVDAILFCAKNNIALRGSNEKIGDPNCGIFLNLI, translated from the coding sequence ATGCTAAATTACAACGACCCAAATTCTTGGCCTGCTATttcaaataatgtaatatattcCCTTGTCAAGCATGGTCCAGAACAAGGCAATAATGTAAACGTTAATACCATTATATCAGCAGACAATACAGGGCGAAAATTTACAAAGGATTGGTTTTATGTGAAACATATTAATGGAGAAATGGTTATAAGAAAATGGCTGTTATATTCTATTAATCAAAACGCAATATTTTGTTTCCCTTGTATTCTTTTTGGCCACAAATCTCATAATATTACAGACCCCCATAAAGGATTCCGTGATTGGCGACATCTTCATCCTGTTATTCCACAACATGAAAATTCATCTGATCACAGAAACAATTATGTAAAATGGAAAGTGATGGAAACAAATATAAGATCAGGGAACACACTCgatgattatttaattaattcaattaatgaagaaaaaatggTATGGcgtgaaatattaaaaatcgtTGTAGATGCTATTCTATTCTGCgccaaaaataatattgctcTTAGAGgttcaaatgaaaaaattggAGATCCAAAttgtggaatttttttaaatttgatataa